CGCCTCTTCCTCTTCAAGCGCTATTGCCTCCGCAACTAACGATTTCATTGCTCTCATACGCTCTTGAACCCTTCAAACGGTTCCTTACAGGTGTCGCAGACGTACATGCGTTTGCATAACGTCGGGCCGAAGCTGGCGGTCATGCGGACGTTCAGGCTGCCGCAGCGGGGGCAGCGGGTGGGTTCCGCGTCCAGCTGAATGAGCTGCCCTTCCCCGGTGGGGGCGGGGGGCGCGATGCCGTACTGCCGCAGCCGCTCCCGGGCGTCGTCGTTGATCCAGTCGGTCGTCCAGGGGGGGGTGAGGGTGCTTCTGACCTCGACCTCCGCCACACCCAGGTCGCGCACCGCCTGCTCGATGCTCTCCCGGATGACGTGCAGGGCGGGGCAGCCGCTGAAGGTGGGCGTGAACGTCACCGTCACGCGCCCATCGTCGCCCACGGTCACGTCCCGCACCATGCCCATGTCCGTGATGCTCACGACGGGAATCTCCGGGTCCGGGACGCTGGCCAGCGCGTCCCAGACGGCAGATGGCTGAATGCTGATGGCCGATGGCGCAGGGCGTTCTGCCTTCTGCCTTCCGCCTTCTGCCATCCGCCCGTTCACCAGACCTCGGCGTCGGGGTGTTGCCGGGCGACGCTCTGCATTTCTTCCAGCAGGGGGGCGAGGTGGTGGGTGTGCGTGTCGCGGCCCGGCTGGGTGGCGGGGGCGTTGGGGAGGGTGAGCCCGCATTTGTCCACGAGGTGCCGGGTGACGAGGTCAGTCCAGCGGGCGTGAACGGCATTCAGGTCGGGCAGGATGCCGGACGCGGTCAGGTCGGCCTCGCCCTGGATGGGTTGGAAGAGTTGCGCGGCGTGCGGCCACAGTTCGGTCAGGGCGGCCTGGGTGCGGCGTTCGCTTTCGGGCGTGCCGAGGGCGAGGCGTTCCACCCACAGGGCAGTGTGCTGCACGTGGAATTTCTCCTCGCGCACGGCCTTCGCGGCGATCTCGGCCAGGGGCGCGTAGGTGCTGCGGGTGGCGGCCTCCAGCCACAGCGCCTCGGAAGTGTCGTACAGAAACTGGCGGATCATCGTGAACGCCCAGTCACCCTTCGGGAGTTCCACGAGGCGGGTGTTCCGGTAGTCGTCCGGGCCGCGCCAGAACGCCACCCGGTCGGGGTCGCTGCCGCCGAGGTTCTGCGCGAGGGTCAGGTACAGGCCCGCGTGGCCCAGTTCGTCCTGCGCGATGTTCGCCAGCGCGATGTCCTCTTCCAGGATGGGGGCGTGGCCGGTCCACTCGCCGTTCCGATGCGCGACTAAGATCTCGTCGTCGGCGAGGACCGTGAGTTTCAGCAGGAGGGCCTGCGTCTGCGTGGCGGTCAGGTCGGTGGTGGGGGTGGTGGTCATGCGCCTTCCTCGCTGGCGGCGCGGCCCGGCATCAGCCCGGCGCGTTTCAGTTCGCCGACATGCCGGCCGATCACGCCGTAATACTGCTGCTGCTTGTACGTCTTGTCTTTCGCGGGCGCGAACCAGCTCTCGACCGTGCCCGCGTCCTCGTCGGTGCGGACGACCGCCGACTCCGGGAACACCATCCAGGCCAGCACGTCGGGGTGCATGACCTGCGCCTGCCGCAGAGCGTCGCCGCTCCCGGTGGCCTGCACGGTGCCGCTGAGGTCCACGAAGGTCATGGAGCGCTTGTTCGTGCGTTTCAGGCCCACGTGGTACGTGCCGGGCTCGCCGGGCGAGTCGAGCAGCGCAGGGTGGGTGGTCAGTTCCTCGGGCGTGGCGGTCAGAATGTCGCCTTCCAGCACGCACCAGAGGCTCACGGCGGCCGGGCGGCGCACGAACACGTTCCGCGCCGTCACCAGCGCATGCGGCGCGTCACCAGCGTGCACGCTCCCCACCGCCTGATGCGGGCGGTTCGGGGCGTCCTGCTTGAACACCTCCCAGCGCGGCCACTGCGTATCGGAGGACGGGGATTGAGATTGAGTCATGGGTGGGGTTCCTTTCTGGGCTGGGGGGCGACCCCTCAGTCCGCTGCGCGGCCAGCTCCCCTTAGAGGGGAGCCAACCATCACACTGGCTCGCCTTGAGGGGAGCTGTCAGCGAAGCTGACTGAGGGGTTCAGTCGGCCGCGACTGCGCGTTGCCGGTCGGCGTAGGCCTGCATGGCGTCGCGCACCCAGGCGCCGTCGTCGTGGGCGGCCTGGCGGGTGCCGAGGCGTTCGCGGTTCAGGCCGCGTTCGCCTTTGATGACGGCCCAGAATTCGGTCCAGTCGATGGGGCCGTGCCGCCAGTTGCCGTGCTCGTCCTGGTGCAGGTGCGGGTCGGGGATGGTCAGGCCCGCTTCGAGCAGTTCGGGGACGTGTTCGTTGATGAATTCCTGGCGGACCTCGTCGTTGCTCTTGAGTTTGATGCCCCATTTCGTGAGGGGGCCGCTGTTGGGGCTGTCGGCGTCGTGCGGGCCGAGCATCATCAGGGCGGGCCACCACCAGCGGTTCAGGGATTCCTGCGCCATGGCGCGCTGTTCGGGGGTGCCTTGGGCGTAGGCGACGATCATTTCCTTGCCCTGTTTGTGGTGGAAGGTTTCCTCGCTGCAGATGCGGACCATGGCGCGGCTGTACGGGCCGTAACTGCACCCGGCGAGCATGGTCTGGTTCTTGATGGCGGCGCCGTCCACGAGCCAGCCGATCATGCCGACGTCCGCCCAGGTGTGGGTGGGGTAGTTGAAGATGCTGGAGTACTTGGCCTTGCCTGACAGCAGCGCGGCGAGCATGTCCTCGCGGGTGGCGCCGAGCGTTTCGGCAGCGTGGTAGAGGTACTGGCCGTGCCCGGCCTCGTCCTGCACCTTGGCCATGAGGATGGTCTTGCGTTTCAGGCTGGGCGCGCGGCTGATCCATTCGCCTTCGGGGAGCATGCCGACGACCTCGCTGTGGGCGTGCTGGCTGATCATGCGGATGAGCTGGCGGCGGTACTCGGCGGGCATCCAGTCGCCGGGTTCGATCTTCTCGCCGCGTGCGATGCGGGCCTCGAAGTGCGCGTGCTGTTCGGGCGTCTCGGCGCTGGGCAGGGGGTTCGTGTGGGTCATGGGGGCAACCTCCGGATTGGAACGTGACCCCAGTGTACCTAACGAGCGTTAGGTTGGATGTGGGGTGGGTTGCATCCGCGCGGCCCGTTCACCCGGACGCCCGCATGGGGCATGCTGTGAGGCGAGCGCACATCCACACCCTTTCCCCCGGAGGTTCCCCATGACCCGACCCCGCACGCCCCTCCTGCTGGCCTCCGCCCTGGGCCTGCTGCTGGCCGCGCCCGCCGCCGCGCAGACCACGCCCGCGCCCGTGAAGGTCTCCTCACAGACCTGCGGGGCGTACACCCTGACCCTGCGCGAGAACGGCTTCGAGGAACCGGCCGACCGCGTGACCCTCTCGCGCGGCGGCGTCACGCACGC
The DNA window shown above is from Deinococcus sp. LM3 and carries:
- the paaC gene encoding 1,2-phenylacetyl-CoA epoxidase subunit PaaC; its protein translation is MTTTPTTDLTATQTQALLLKLTVLADDEILVAHRNGEWTGHAPILEEDIALANIAQDELGHAGLYLTLAQNLGGSDPDRVAFWRGPDDYRNTRLVELPKGDWAFTMIRQFLYDTSEALWLEAATRSTYAPLAEIAAKAVREEKFHVQHTALWVERLALGTPESERRTQAALTELWPHAAQLFQPIQGEADLTASGILPDLNAVHARWTDLVTRHLVDKCGLTLPNAPATQPGRDTHTHHLAPLLEEMQSVARQHPDAEVW
- a CDS encoding phenylacetic acid degradation protein codes for the protein MTQSQSPSSDTQWPRWEVFKQDAPNRPHQAVGSVHAGDAPHALVTARNVFVRRPAAVSLWCVLEGDILTATPEELTTHPALLDSPGEPGTYHVGLKRTNKRSMTFVDLSGTVQATGSGDALRQAQVMHPDVLAWMVFPESAVVRTDEDAGTVESWFAPAKDKTYKQQQYYGVIGRHVGELKRAGLMPGRAASEEGA
- the paaA gene encoding 1,2-phenylacetyl-CoA epoxidase subunit PaaA, yielding MTHTNPLPSAETPEQHAHFEARIARGEKIEPGDWMPAEYRRQLIRMISQHAHSEVVGMLPEGEWISRAPSLKRKTILMAKVQDEAGHGQYLYHAAETLGATREDMLAALLSGKAKYSSIFNYPTHTWADVGMIGWLVDGAAIKNQTMLAGCSYGPYSRAMVRICSEETFHHKQGKEMIVAYAQGTPEQRAMAQESLNRWWWPALMMLGPHDADSPNSGPLTKWGIKLKSNDEVRQEFINEHVPELLEAGLTIPDPHLHQDEHGNWRHGPIDWTEFWAVIKGERGLNRERLGTRQAAHDDGAWVRDAMQAYADRQRAVAAD
- the paaD gene encoding 1,2-phenylacetyl-CoA epoxidase subunit PaaD codes for the protein MAEGGRQKAERPAPSAISIQPSAVWDALASVPDPEIPVVSITDMGMVRDVTVGDDGRVTVTFTPTFSGCPALHVIRESIEQAVRDLGVAEVEVRSTLTPPWTTDWINDDARERLRQYGIAPPAPTGEGQLIQLDAEPTRCPRCGSLNVRMTASFGPTLCKRMYVCDTCKEPFEGFKSV